One genomic segment of Paraburkholderia aromaticivorans includes these proteins:
- a CDS encoding sulfonate ABC transporter substrate-binding protein encodes MSRHPLLTRRAFIAGVGASLAAATLPAVSTSVFAAGAHAKEFRIGYQKAANTLVLLKSHGTLEKRLAPLGITVKWTEFPAGPQLLEGLNVGAIDFGYVGEAPPVFAQAAGANFVYVAYEIPTPHAEGILVHQDAPIKTLADLKGKKIAFNKGSDVHWFLVAALQKSGVKYSDIQPVYLAPADARAAFERGAIDAWAIWDPFLEAAKRQSNARLLADGEGIVSHHQFFLGARSFAQQNGDVLAITMDEVGKEGAWVRGHYSEAAAQLAPIQGLDAGVIEAGLRHYAHIYKPVDANVLAEQQHIADTFSELRIIPTKIVTKDAALPASNV; translated from the coding sequence ATGTCACGTCATCCGCTGCTCACGCGCCGCGCGTTTATCGCCGGTGTGGGCGCTTCGCTGGCCGCCGCCACGCTGCCCGCCGTCTCTACATCCGTTTTCGCTGCCGGTGCGCACGCCAAGGAATTTCGCATCGGCTATCAAAAGGCTGCCAATACCCTCGTATTGCTGAAGTCGCACGGCACGCTCGAAAAGCGCCTCGCGCCGCTCGGCATCACCGTCAAATGGACCGAGTTTCCCGCCGGACCTCAGCTGCTCGAAGGACTGAATGTCGGCGCCATCGACTTCGGCTATGTCGGCGAGGCGCCGCCGGTGTTCGCACAAGCCGCCGGCGCGAATTTCGTCTACGTCGCCTATGAAATTCCGACGCCGCATGCCGAAGGCATCCTGGTGCATCAGGATGCGCCGATCAAGACGCTGGCCGATCTGAAGGGCAAGAAAATCGCCTTTAACAAGGGCTCGGACGTTCATTGGTTTCTGGTCGCCGCCCTGCAGAAAAGCGGCGTGAAGTACAGCGACATTCAGCCAGTCTATCTGGCGCCCGCCGATGCCCGCGCGGCCTTCGAACGCGGCGCGATCGATGCGTGGGCGATCTGGGATCCGTTCCTCGAAGCGGCGAAGCGGCAGTCGAATGCGCGCTTACTTGCGGATGGCGAGGGTATCGTGAGCCATCACCAGTTCTTCCTCGGCGCGCGGTCGTTCGCGCAACAGAACGGCGATGTACTCGCGATCACGATGGACGAAGTCGGCAAAGAGGGCGCGTGGGTGCGGGGGCACTACAGCGAGGCCGCCGCACAGCTCGCCCCCATTCAAGGCCTCGATGCAGGCGTGATCGAAGCAGGCTTGCGGCACTACGCGCACATCTATAAGCCCGTCGACGCGAACGTGCTTGCGGAACAACAGCATATCGCCGACACGTTCAGCGAATTGCGCATCATCCCGACGAAGATCGTGACGAAAGATGCAGCGTTGCCCGCCAGCAACGTTTAG
- the arsC gene encoding arsenate reductase (glutaredoxin) (This arsenate reductase requires both glutathione and glutaredoxin to convert arsenate to arsenite, after which the efflux transporter formed by ArsA and ArsB can extrude the arsenite from the cell, providing resistance.): protein MITIYHNPRCSKSRAACELISSTYNSANEATEIVEYLKHPLTVAQLQQLHTQLGCAVRDMIRDTEAEYKELHLSDATLTDTQLYEALAEHPILLQRPIVVRNGRAVIGRPPEEIAALFA, encoded by the coding sequence ATGATCACGATCTACCACAACCCGCGTTGCTCGAAATCGCGTGCAGCCTGCGAGCTGATCTCCAGCACTTACAACAGCGCAAACGAAGCAACGGAAATCGTCGAATACCTCAAGCATCCCCTCACGGTCGCCCAGCTCCAGCAACTCCACACGCAACTTGGCTGCGCAGTCCGTGACATGATCCGCGACACCGAAGCCGAGTACAAAGAACTCCACCTCTCCGACGCCACGCTGACCGACACTCAGTTATACGAAGCATTGGCGGAGCACCCCATTCTTCTGCAACGGCCAATCGTCGTGCGAAACGGGCGAGCCGTGATCGGCCGCCCGCCCGAAGAAATCGCTGCGCTATTCGCGTGA
- the parA gene encoding ParA family partition ATPase, with protein MAAEIIAVTQQKGGVGKSTIAMHLGAAFHEKGKRVLVVDADGQNTLIHWASASSDGDTGIPFPVVNLSEAGSQIHREIKKFVADYDIIVVDCPPSITEKVSGVVLLAASVAVIPTSSSPADYWSSIGLVKLVQQAQLMNEDLRAVFLLNKTEEKRMLTRELKRALEELGFPLLKTQIPTREAYKQAMALGQTVLQMNDRGAKLAAIEVRACANEIAALLP; from the coding sequence TTGGCAGCAGAAATCATCGCGGTAACTCAGCAGAAGGGCGGGGTCGGGAAGAGCACTATCGCGATGCACCTGGGCGCTGCGTTTCATGAGAAGGGCAAGCGCGTCCTCGTCGTCGACGCAGACGGCCAAAACACACTGATCCACTGGGCCAGTGCATCATCAGACGGCGATACTGGTATCCCATTTCCGGTCGTCAACCTCTCCGAAGCCGGTAGCCAAATCCATCGCGAGATCAAGAAGTTCGTGGCGGACTACGACATCATCGTCGTCGACTGCCCGCCCTCGATCACCGAGAAGGTCTCCGGCGTCGTTCTGCTCGCCGCGAGTGTCGCCGTGATCCCGACATCGTCATCGCCCGCCGACTATTGGTCGAGTATCGGATTGGTGAAGCTAGTCCAGCAAGCGCAGCTCATGAATGAAGACCTGCGCGCTGTCTTCCTCCTCAATAAGACCGAAGAAAAGCGGATGTTGACGCGCGAACTAAAACGCGCGCTGGAAGAGCTTGGGTTCCCGTTGCTCAAGACACAGATCCCGACTCGCGAGGCCTATAAGCAGGCTATGGCGTTAGGACAAACGGTGCTTCAAATGAATGATCGCGGCGCCAAGCTTGCCGCTATTGAAGTACGGGCGTGCGCGAACGAGATCGCCGCCTTGCTCCCGTGA
- a CDS encoding ParB/RepB/Spo0J family partition protein — translation MKPSQFAKGFQARPDSTSSEKRTALDRLNAIDGLVKNDPRNSEAAGRIIAPVAPPQSVIEADTVDAANESAAYRTWRIEHGYRPGQVIELALKTIKPSPFNPRHFYLKSSIAELAVNLAKQGQQQAIHVIPDYDSPGTYFVSDGGRRVRALKEANKESVKAIVIDLPIGIQSYKLGYDLNVQRDSQTVFDNAVVWRRFLDDRHFQSQKELAEHLGLDESTVAVALSISKLPEVVMHEMVARPDRFGSNMAYQVGRYHTARGADATLRLINKILSDDLSTRQVADIVKGRASAQESTKPAGRQRYAQRLEIKLDGVSVGDLKSYGDDRIELRLKGLTREKRDDILRQIEKMLK, via the coding sequence ATGAAACCCTCCCAATTCGCCAAAGGCTTTCAAGCACGTCCTGATTCGACCAGCAGCGAAAAGCGAACCGCGCTCGATCGCCTGAACGCCATCGACGGTCTGGTCAAGAATGACCCCAGGAATAGCGAAGCGGCGGGGCGCATCATCGCCCCCGTCGCCCCGCCGCAAAGTGTCATCGAAGCTGACACGGTCGACGCAGCCAACGAATCCGCGGCCTACCGCACATGGCGGATCGAGCACGGCTACCGGCCGGGTCAAGTCATCGAGCTCGCACTCAAAACGATCAAGCCGAGCCCGTTCAATCCGCGGCATTTCTATCTGAAGTCGTCGATAGCCGAACTCGCGGTCAACCTCGCAAAGCAGGGGCAGCAGCAGGCAATTCACGTCATTCCGGATTACGACAGTCCCGGCACCTACTTCGTCAGCGATGGCGGCCGGCGAGTGCGTGCCCTGAAAGAAGCGAACAAGGAATCGGTGAAGGCGATCGTCATTGATCTGCCGATCGGTATCCAGAGTTACAAGCTCGGCTACGACCTCAACGTTCAACGTGATTCGCAAACGGTATTCGACAATGCGGTGGTCTGGAGACGGTTTCTCGACGACCGCCATTTCCAGAGCCAGAAGGAACTCGCCGAACACCTCGGGCTGGACGAGTCGACCGTCGCGGTTGCTCTGTCGATTTCCAAATTGCCTGAGGTCGTCATGCATGAGATGGTGGCGCGCCCCGACCGATTCGGCTCGAACATGGCATACCAGGTAGGTCGTTACCACACGGCCCGCGGCGCCGATGCCACGCTGCGTCTGATCAACAAGATCCTGTCGGACGATCTGAGCACGCGGCAAGTCGCTGACATCGTCAAGGGCCGAGCGAGCGCTCAGGAAAGCACCAAACCCGCGGGCCGCCAACGCTACGCGCAACGCCTGGAAATCAAACTCGACGGCGTGTCGGTCGGCGATCTTAAATCGTATGGGGATGATCGAATCGAACTGCGCCTGAAGGGTCTTACGCGCGAAAAACGCGACGATATCCTTCGGCAAATTGAAAAGATGTTGAAGTAA
- a CDS encoding replication initiation protein, whose protein sequence is MATKRAKKTDVVSPSSAELRKAVEAIAIQPKSGKITLLTRKLFNVLLAVAQQADESGDTYRALLSDIVANSAFDSNDTALVKEHLRRMVSVQVEWSTGTSSQKPGRKWGISTLIADAEILEDPTTRRVWVEFSFAPKIKKKLLDPVQYARLSLQFQSQLRSSAGLALYEICVRYLTNPSHLTMRETWEWWRPILSGTPDTEAGDEAKREYKYFKRDYLRPAIAEVNAVTNIFVELIEHREGRRVAEIQFRVTERKQPMLALDEHPNVFDSTLVDRMVKIGIPLKEAQTLYADSEENRIRAALQMTEQRMRSTSLPPVRSAPALFKDALKKGYAPPVEALPSGSGGKAAIAAPADDLKARLLGEYSAYRRKEARELYDEQGESEREIARQSFEEDELPGLGTHMRDDWRRRGLDSKIVETAFFDWLARKTWGEPTDGDLLAFTLSQSRAA, encoded by the coding sequence ATGGCCACGAAGCGCGCGAAGAAGACCGATGTAGTCAGCCCGAGCTCGGCTGAATTGCGCAAAGCCGTCGAGGCGATCGCGATTCAGCCTAAAAGCGGCAAAATCACGCTCCTTACCCGCAAGCTGTTCAACGTGCTCCTCGCCGTGGCTCAGCAAGCGGACGAATCCGGCGACACGTATCGGGCCTTGCTGTCCGACATCGTCGCGAACTCCGCGTTTGACTCCAATGACACCGCGCTCGTCAAGGAACACTTGCGGCGTATGGTGTCTGTGCAGGTCGAGTGGAGCACCGGCACGTCCAGTCAGAAGCCGGGCCGGAAATGGGGTATTTCCACGCTGATTGCCGACGCCGAAATTCTCGAAGATCCCACCACCCGCCGCGTCTGGGTGGAATTTTCGTTTGCGCCGAAGATCAAGAAAAAGCTGCTCGATCCGGTTCAGTACGCCCGTCTGAGTCTGCAGTTCCAGAGTCAACTGCGCAGTAGCGCGGGTCTCGCGCTTTACGAGATTTGCGTGCGTTACCTGACTAACCCGAGCCACCTGACAATGCGCGAGACGTGGGAATGGTGGCGTCCGATCCTCTCCGGCACACCGGACACGGAAGCGGGGGATGAGGCAAAGCGAGAGTACAAGTATTTCAAGCGTGATTACCTGCGCCCGGCTATCGCCGAGGTCAACGCCGTCACCAACATCTTTGTCGAATTGATCGAACATCGCGAAGGACGTCGCGTCGCCGAGATCCAGTTCCGCGTGACCGAACGCAAGCAGCCGATGCTCGCGCTCGACGAGCATCCGAACGTGTTCGATAGCACGCTGGTCGACCGGATGGTGAAGATCGGCATCCCGCTGAAAGAGGCGCAAACGCTGTACGCCGACAGCGAAGAAAATCGCATTCGCGCGGCGCTTCAGATGACCGAGCAACGCATGCGCAGCACGTCGTTGCCGCCGGTGCGCAGTGCGCCCGCACTGTTCAAGGACGCGTTGAAGAAGGGTTATGCGCCGCCCGTCGAAGCGTTGCCGTCGGGCAGCGGTGGCAAGGCCGCGATTGCCGCGCCGGCCGACGACCTCAAGGCCCGCTTGCTTGGCGAGTATTCGGCGTATCGTCGTAAGGAAGCGCGCGAACTGTACGACGAACAAGGTGAGTCCGAGCGGGAGATCGCGCGGCAGTCGTTTGAAGAAGATGAATTGCCGGGACTCGGCACGCATATGCGCGACGACTGGCGTCGTCGGGGGCTCGATTCGAAGATTGTCGAGACGGCATTCTTCGACTGGCTGGCTCGCAAGACCTGGGGCGAGCCTACCGATGGGGACTTGCTTGCCTTCACGCTGAGCCAATCGCGCGCGGCGTAA
- a CDS encoding DNA-binding protein has product MNLDQERQTIRNELETLRANGARRQDLSLHACKRLFFDLGIRPSMATVRDLTQTGSASDIPKDIDHFWERIRNVSRLKVGAGAIPKALEDRAGELLGALFEEAVSHARATLDDEREEMRVQMAIADQRAREAEIRQQASEDAIKRSELRAEAGWERVRALEAELSSATTHGNAHQEGLQATVRRLDQENEALRQRLDTEFATNATLRDRIDALHVELRQSTEHYAQQIKDAVAEAERRVKPMLVELDSLRSMAATYQSGLRDASRKEFEFIQQIATAKARGDRLEAQLREQSDEVDALTKEVAVLRGRQGIDPAVAGLLCSLVEAGRLTDDELRAIGTAADGHVPLPLRCPKCEEGEPELSQVNHRFELQCPECDHSSGLGESRLEAVRRFQSSGSVTAPA; this is encoded by the coding sequence ATGAATCTGGATCAGGAACGGCAAACCATTCGGAACGAGCTTGAAACGCTGCGCGCCAACGGGGCACGGCGGCAAGACCTTTCGCTCCATGCCTGCAAGCGGCTCTTTTTTGATCTTGGCATTCGCCCATCCATGGCAACCGTTCGCGATCTGACCCAGACCGGCAGCGCGAGCGACATCCCAAAAGACATCGACCACTTCTGGGAGCGCATTCGAAACGTGTCGCGCCTAAAAGTGGGGGCCGGCGCGATCCCCAAAGCGTTGGAAGATCGTGCCGGTGAGCTATTGGGCGCACTTTTCGAAGAAGCGGTCTCCCATGCGCGCGCCACGCTCGACGACGAACGCGAAGAAATGCGGGTGCAAATGGCCATCGCCGACCAGCGCGCACGAGAAGCCGAAATTCGCCAGCAAGCATCGGAAGACGCGATCAAGCGCAGCGAACTGCGAGCGGAGGCCGGCTGGGAACGCGTTCGGGCGCTGGAAGCCGAGCTTTCGAGCGCGACCACACACGGTAATGCTCATCAGGAAGGCTTACAGGCAACGGTGCGCCGGCTCGATCAAGAAAACGAAGCGCTTCGTCAACGTCTCGACACTGAATTCGCGACCAATGCGACGCTACGGGACCGGATCGACGCCTTGCACGTCGAATTGCGCCAAAGTACCGAACACTATGCGCAACAGATCAAGGATGCAGTTGCCGAGGCCGAGCGGCGCGTCAAGCCAATGCTGGTCGAGCTCGACTCCTTACGCAGCATGGCGGCGACTTATCAGTCCGGACTGCGCGACGCCAGCCGCAAAGAATTCGAGTTCATTCAGCAGATCGCCACGGCCAAGGCACGCGGCGACCGGTTGGAAGCCCAACTGCGTGAGCAATCCGACGAAGTGGATGCGCTGACGAAAGAGGTCGCCGTCCTGCGTGGCCGGCAAGGTATCGATCCGGCAGTCGCCGGCCTGCTCTGCTCGCTGGTCGAAGCCGGCCGGCTGACGGACGATGAGTTGAGGGCGATCGGCACCGCGGCGGATGGTCATGTCCCTCTACCGTTGCGCTGCCCCAAATGTGAAGAAGGTGAGCCCGAACTGTCGCAGGTAAATCACCGCTTCGAACTGCAATGTCCTGAGTGCGATCACTCGTCGGGTCTCGGCGAATCAAGGCTGGAGGCGGTTCGCCGGTTCCAGTCGAGCGGCTCGGTGACGGCGCCGGCATGA
- a CDS encoding tyrosine-type recombinase/integrase codes for MSPPHLNDPVPRPTPSTDLFDQQRDDWRRDPQIAFDAWLAKQHFRRSSAEVYQAQWGLFLDWLGIRQKSLVTVDAHTIAEFVAGLEVRKTQRVRYLRLIERVLDHVREIESASTNPARFIAQDGEAAWRNARDNEPTGFLSHPERTALIAHLFSPLPSLSKAQRWRERRDRALIAVFLGGGLKTGEAAALPVSCVNGGSPWVTIESPNPMLTRRTRLAPFAAAILDAWLAERRLSELAGNLVFPASPSGRPMHKATMLRAVDALIDGAGIAASRASRASPQTLRNTFAADLFESGVEAELVGQWLGFVQAVSANRLYRAWQNWMDQQDSPAADVPDPAVPPLAAPRRDGRSTRKRGAGES; via the coding sequence ATGTCACCTCCTCATCTGAACGACCCTGTCCCGCGACCCACGCCGTCCACGGATCTCTTTGATCAACAACGTGACGACTGGCGTCGCGACCCGCAAATTGCCTTCGACGCGTGGCTTGCCAAGCAGCATTTCCGACGTTCTTCCGCTGAAGTCTATCAGGCGCAATGGGGGCTTTTTCTCGATTGGCTGGGCATACGCCAGAAGAGTCTGGTCACCGTGGATGCTCACACGATCGCTGAATTCGTCGCCGGACTTGAGGTCCGAAAAACGCAGCGCGTGCGGTATTTGCGGCTGATCGAACGCGTACTCGACCATGTGCGCGAAATCGAATCCGCTTCGACAAATCCTGCGCGCTTTATTGCTCAGGATGGAGAAGCAGCGTGGCGCAACGCACGCGATAACGAGCCCACCGGCTTTCTCAGCCACCCCGAACGAACCGCGTTGATTGCCCATCTATTTTCACCATTGCCGAGTTTGTCCAAGGCGCAGCGCTGGCGTGAGCGGCGCGACCGTGCATTGATTGCGGTGTTCCTCGGGGGCGGACTGAAAACCGGCGAAGCCGCTGCGCTTCCGGTTAGTTGCGTGAATGGCGGCTCGCCCTGGGTGACAATCGAGTCGCCGAATCCAATGCTCACGCGGCGCACACGGCTCGCGCCCTTCGCCGCAGCCATTCTCGATGCGTGGCTCGCGGAAAGACGTCTTTCGGAACTGGCCGGCAATCTGGTTTTTCCCGCGTCTCCCTCTGGACGTCCGATGCATAAGGCCACCATGCTGCGCGCGGTCGACGCCTTGATCGACGGGGCCGGAATTGCCGCGTCGCGGGCGTCGCGGGCCAGTCCGCAGACGTTGCGCAACACGTTCGCAGCGGATCTGTTCGAGAGCGGGGTCGAGGCGGAACTGGTCGGGCAATGGTTGGGATTTGTGCAGGCGGTGTCGGCGAACCGCCTGTATCGCGCGTGGCAAAACTGGATGGATCAGCAGGATTCCCCGGCCGCCGACGTTCCGGATCCGGCTGTACCGCCGTTGGCCGCACCTAGGCGCGACGGGCGTTCGACGAGGAAAAGGGGAGCTGGCGAGTCCTGA
- a CDS encoding DUF2471 family protein — MNNLITDSTDHALAALRYQTAARDLERIVRNIAARYIVQEVPLTWRLLHAIEAEALADLGFASRHDALMLGLFQRPSDLPYPETDEAVDFGTSTALPAVFAFAVSAYEEAARRAAKPSSQNAPLKRARAWGD; from the coding sequence ATGAACAACCTGATAACCGACTCGACCGACCACGCTCTGGCCGCGCTGCGCTATCAAACTGCAGCGCGTGATCTCGAACGCATCGTGCGCAATATCGCTGCGCGCTACATCGTGCAGGAGGTGCCGCTCACCTGGCGTTTGCTGCATGCGATTGAGGCCGAGGCGCTCGCGGACCTCGGGTTTGCCAGCCGGCACGACGCACTCATGCTGGGGCTGTTTCAACGGCCATCCGATCTGCCCTATCCGGAAACGGATGAGGCGGTGGACTTCGGCACCTCCACCGCGCTACCCGCGGTGTTCGCGTTCGCAGTCAGCGCGTACGAAGAGGCGGCACGCCGCGCTGCCAAACCGTCGTCCCAGAACGCTCCCCTCAAGCGCGCACGCGCATGGGGCGACTGA
- a CDS encoding helix-turn-helix domain-containing protein, translating into MGQEMASSGIRRAAVNAAPGSGAAAVSAIAAPPRVGEQIQRLRAERRMTLDDLSRAAGVSKSMLSEIERDKANPTIAVAWRLTNALGVSLDSLFAPQKAPEAIAVSGPHEIPTLSGHDAKYQLRVWGPIELAGKFEWYELTLQPGGALASNAHEPGTREHLTVLQGSIEIEAAGTTKRLKAADTARYVADEPHAIRNAGKGEAKALLVVIHG; encoded by the coding sequence ATGGGTCAGGAAATGGCAAGTTCGGGTATCCGCCGGGCCGCGGTCAACGCGGCACCCGGCTCAGGCGCAGCCGCGGTCTCCGCAATCGCGGCGCCGCCGCGCGTCGGCGAACAGATTCAGCGTTTGCGCGCTGAACGGCGCATGACGCTCGACGACCTGTCGCGCGCAGCCGGCGTGTCGAAATCGATGCTCTCGGAGATCGAACGCGACAAGGCCAATCCGACCATTGCGGTCGCCTGGCGGTTGACCAACGCACTCGGCGTCAGTCTCGATTCGCTGTTCGCGCCGCAAAAGGCCCCGGAAGCGATCGCCGTCTCTGGTCCGCACGAGATTCCCACGTTGAGCGGGCACGACGCCAAGTACCAGTTGCGCGTGTGGGGGCCCATCGAGCTGGCCGGCAAGTTCGAGTGGTATGAATTGACGCTGCAGCCGGGCGGAGCGTTGGCCTCGAACGCGCACGAGCCCGGCACGCGCGAGCACCTGACCGTGTTGCAGGGATCGATCGAGATCGAGGCGGCCGGCACGACGAAACGGCTCAAGGCGGCGGACACCGCGCGCTATGTCGCCGACGAGCCGCATGCAATCCGCAACGCCGGCAAGGGCGAAGCGAAGGCGCTGCTCGTGGTCATACACGGCTGA
- a CDS encoding glycine C-acetyltransferase translates to MRDLYLAHLRDTLEQIRADGFYKNERVIASPQSADIRLANGTAVLNFCANNYLGLADDARLIEAAKQGLDSDGFGMASVRFICGTQTVHKELEKALAAFLQTDDCILYSSCFDANGGLFETLLDENDAIISDELNHASIIDGVRLSKAKRFRYKNNDLADLEAKLIEADAAGARFKLIATDGVFSMDGIIADLAGICDLADRYGALVMVDDSHAVGFVGDHGRGTPEHCGVLSRVDIITGTLGKALGGASGGYVAARKEIVELLRQRSRPYLFSNTLTPSIAAASLKVLELLASEEGAQLRARVRENGAHFRGKMSALGFTLVPGEHPIIPVMLGDAQLASKMADALLKEGVYVIGFSFPVVPKGRARIRTQMSAAHTREQIDRAVDAFARVGRELGVI, encoded by the coding sequence ATGCGTGACCTTTACCTTGCCCATTTGCGCGACACCCTCGAGCAGATTCGCGCTGACGGCTTTTACAAGAACGAACGCGTGATCGCCAGCCCGCAATCGGCTGACATTCGTCTTGCCAACGGCACGGCCGTGCTCAACTTTTGCGCGAACAACTACCTGGGCCTCGCCGACGACGCCCGGTTGATCGAGGCCGCCAAGCAAGGTCTGGATAGCGACGGCTTCGGCATGGCGTCGGTACGCTTCATTTGCGGCACGCAGACCGTGCACAAAGAGCTGGAAAAAGCGCTCGCCGCGTTTTTGCAAACCGACGACTGCATCCTCTACTCCAGTTGCTTCGACGCAAACGGCGGCCTGTTCGAAACACTGCTCGACGAAAACGACGCGATCATCAGCGACGAACTGAATCACGCGAGCATCATCGACGGTGTGCGGCTTTCGAAGGCGAAACGCTTTCGCTACAAGAACAACGATCTCGCCGATCTCGAAGCAAAGCTGATCGAAGCAGACGCTGCCGGTGCGCGCTTCAAACTGATTGCCACGGACGGCGTGTTCTCCATGGACGGCATCATCGCCGACCTCGCCGGCATCTGCGATCTGGCCGACCGTTACGGCGCGCTCGTGATGGTCGACGACTCGCATGCGGTGGGTTTTGTCGGCGACCATGGACGCGGCACGCCGGAACATTGCGGCGTGCTGTCGCGCGTCGACATCATCACCGGCACGCTGGGCAAAGCATTGGGCGGCGCATCGGGCGGCTACGTGGCCGCGCGCAAGGAGATCGTGGAGTTGCTCCGGCAGCGCTCACGTCCCTATCTGTTTTCGAACACGCTGACGCCGAGCATTGCCGCGGCATCGCTAAAGGTGCTCGAACTGCTGGCCAGCGAGGAAGGTGCCCAGCTGCGCGCGCGCGTGCGAGAAAACGGCGCTCACTTCCGCGGCAAGATGAGCGCGCTCGGCTTCACACTCGTGCCCGGCGAACACCCGATCATTCCGGTCATGCTCGGCGACGCGCAACTGGCTTCGAAAATGGCCGATGCGCTCCTGAAGGAAGGGGTCTATGTGATCGGCTTCTCGTTCCCGGTGGTGCCGAAAGGGCGCGCGCGCATTCGCACACAAATGAGCGCCGCACATACGCGCGAGCAGATCGACCGGGCGGTGGATGCATTCGCGCGCGTCGGCCGTGAACTCGGCGTGATCTGA
- the tdh gene encoding L-threonine 3-dehydrogenase, translating to MKALAKLERAPGLTLTDVKKPEVGHNDVMIRITRTAICGTDIHIWKWDDWAQKTIPVPMHVGHEYVGEIVEMGQEVRGFAIGDRVSGEGHITCGFCRNCRAGRRHLCRNTVGVGVNREGAFAEYLVIPAFNAFKIPPEISDDLAAIFDPFGNATHTALSFNLVGEDVLITGAGPIGIMAVAIARHVGARNVVITDVNDYRLELARKMGATRAVNVSRESLRDVMADLHMTEGFDVGLEMSGVPSAFTGMLEAMNHGGKIALLGIPPAQTAIDWTQVIFKGLEIKGIYGREMFETWYKMVAMLQSGLDLSPILTHHFKVDDYREAFATMLSGESGKVILDWTAA from the coding sequence ATGAAAGCATTGGCAAAACTCGAACGCGCTCCCGGGCTCACGCTTACGGACGTCAAGAAACCCGAAGTCGGCCACAACGACGTGATGATCCGGATCACGCGCACCGCGATCTGCGGCACCGACATTCATATCTGGAAGTGGGACGACTGGGCGCAGAAAACGATTCCCGTGCCGATGCATGTCGGCCACGAATACGTGGGTGAAATCGTCGAGATGGGCCAGGAAGTACGCGGCTTTGCGATCGGCGATCGCGTGTCGGGCGAAGGACATATCACGTGCGGCTTCTGTCGCAACTGTCGGGCCGGCCGCAGGCATTTGTGCCGCAATACGGTGGGCGTCGGCGTGAATCGTGAAGGCGCGTTCGCCGAGTATCTGGTGATTCCGGCCTTCAACGCGTTCAAGATTCCGCCCGAGATTTCCGACGACCTCGCCGCGATTTTCGATCCGTTCGGCAACGCCACGCATACCGCGCTGTCGTTCAATCTGGTCGGCGAGGACGTGTTGATTACCGGCGCCGGACCCATCGGCATCATGGCCGTGGCGATCGCCAGACATGTCGGCGCGCGCAATGTCGTGATTACCGACGTCAACGACTATCGCCTCGAACTCGCGCGCAAGATGGGCGCGACGCGTGCGGTCAACGTCTCGCGCGAATCATTACGCGACGTGATGGCGGACCTGCACATGACGGAAGGTTTCGACGTCGGGCTGGAAATGTCCGGTGTGCCGAGCGCATTCACCGGCATGCTCGAAGCGATGAACCACGGCGGCAAGATCGCGCTGCTCGGCATTCCGCCCGCGCAGACCGCAATCGACTGGACTCAGGTGATCTTTAAAGGCCTCGAAATCAAGGGTATTTATGGGCGCGAGATGTTCGAGACCTGGTACAAGATGGTCGCGATGCTGCAAAGCGGCCTGGATCTCTCGCCGATTCTCACGCACCATTTCAAGGTCGACGATTATCGCGAAGCGTTTGCCACGATGCTCTCAGGCGAGAGTGGCAAGGTGATTCTCGACTGGACCGCCGCGTGA